In Caretta caretta isolate rCarCar2 chromosome 20, rCarCar1.hap1, whole genome shotgun sequence, a single window of DNA contains:
- the KANK2 gene encoding KN motif and ankyrin repeat domain-containing protein 2 yields MAQVLHMETGFPGKPTPTSPATFGAQEPQLPYSVETPYGYRLDLDFLKYVDDIEKGNTIRRVPVHRRPRHSSLPRGAGSWWTSTESLCSNASLDSRHSSYSYCAPGFYPPGGAGAFNARVEKTLLDARKKLEDQAGGLGSLHSSVSGSTSSLLGGQPPGAQAGFTPLGSGLSTPVCPSPGHLQHVREQMAVALQKLRQLEEQVKVIPVLQVKVSVLQEEKRQLSVQLKSQKFLGHPGGFGKGKARGELYIEIPEEGRGGEGATSPLRGSRRLDSGGSAPLSPPPAAERKEVRSVGVGTSEPGDRRSVGVGVSEQELVPEGQRQAALALSAKVAVLEKQLQKALRELQGAQQKLAQPGTAGQEGAAGQRRAEGRPGWQQQEVPVKADTVKVIQVQREPEIAASKATGVAHRPQRAQSLETKEPYASLRALTRGEPGTPPQAVVVETAFPVHAAAPHAAPIHGVKKISIVAEPRGEETGPGGGASPEPPGAPQKPEAAVAPDLVPAQPAAPCPSKAEDPAPAQGGVRTGTKRQEEAPEMASKKTLQFVGVNGGYESTSSGSSTAENSSDNESTESEYHEASEGPPAGQVLAPQRVPAEGNTAMAGEPPSTAQGSTTGTGLSPELLAACETLQKYLESPDLLMDKEMKAAYTLVLQDWLQLSCHREAAPEAVGGRLAAYRALSPRLLEFILNMADGNGNTALHYTVSHSNFPVVQRLLETGLCNVDKQNKAGYTAIMLTALAATRSDKDMATIQQLLQLGNVNAKASQAGQTALMLAVSHGRQDMVGALLACAADVNLQDADGSTALMCACEHGHAEIARLLLATPACHVGLADHDGSTALSIALEAGQNDIAAMLYAHMNFAKPPSPGTPKQPKAETAAAVLPTEAQ; encoded by the exons ATGGCGCAGGTGCTGCACATGGAGACCGGTTTCCCAG GGaagcccacccccacctcccccgccaCCTTCGGGGCCCAGGAGCCGCAGCTGCCCTACTCGGTGGAGACGCCGTACGGCTACCGCCTCGACCTGGACTTCCTGAAGTACGTGGACGACATCGAGAAAGGCAACACCATCCGGCGGGTCCCGGTTCACCGGCGGCCCcgccacagctccctgccccgcggcGCCGGCTCCTGGTGGACTTCTACCGAGTCCCTGTGCTCCAACGCCAGCCTGGACAGCCGCCACTCCTCCTACTCCTACTGCGCCCCCGGCTTCTACCCCCCGGGCGGGGCGGGCGCCTTCAACGCCCGCGTGGAGAAGACCCTGCTGGACGCCCGCAAGAAGCTGGAGGACCAGGCGGGGGGCCTGGGGAGCCTGCACAGCAGCGTCTCGGGCTCCACCAGTTCCCTGCTGGGCGGGCAGCCCCCCGGCGCGCAGGCCGGCTTCACCCCGCTGGGCTCGGGGCTGTCCACGCCCGTGTGCCCCAGCCCCGGGCACCTGCAGCATGTGCGGGAGCAGATGGCCGTGGCCCTGCAGAAGCTGCGGCAGCTGGAGGAGCAGGTGAAGGTGATCCCGGTGCTGCAGGTGAAGGTCTCggtgctgcaggaggagaagcGGCAGCTCAGCGTCCAGCTGAAGAGCCAGAAGTTCCTGGGCCACCCAGGCGGGTTTGGGAAGGGCAAAGCCAGGGGCGAGCTCTACATCGAGATCCCGGAggagggcaggggcggggagggggccacCTCCCCGCTGCGGGGGAGCCGGAGGCTGGATTCGGGGGGCTCGGCCCCCCTGAGCCCCCCGCCGGCGGCAGAGCGGAAGGAGGTGAGGTCGGTGGGGGTGGGGACGTCGGAGCCGGGGGACCGGCGgagcgtgggggtgggggtgagcgagcaggagctggtgccagAGGGGCAGCGTCAGGCCGCGCTTGCCCTGTCGGCCAAGGTCGCCGTgctggagaagcagctgcagaaggccctccgggagctgcagggggcccagcAGAAGCTGGCGCAGCCGGGCACGGCCGGGCAGGAGGGGGCCGCAGGGCAGCGGCGGGCAGAGGGACgccccggctggcagcagcaggaggtgcCCGTCAAGGCGGACACGGTCAAGGTGATCCAGGTGCAGCGGGAGCCGGAGATCGCCGCCAGCAAGGCCACGGGCGTGGCCCACCGGCCGCAGCGGGCACAGAGCCTGGAGACCAAGGAGCCCTACGCTAGCCTGCGGGCCCTGACCCGGGGGGAGCCGGGGACGCCGCCCCAGGCCGTGGTGGTGGAGACGGCCTTCCCCGTCCATGCCGCCGCGCCCCACGCCGCCCCCATCCACGGCGTTAAGAAGATCAGCATCGTGGCCGAGCCCCGCGGGGAGGAGACGGGCCCGGGCGGTGGAGCCTCACCAG agccccccggaGCCCCCCAGAAGCCAGAGGCTGCAGTCGCCCCGGACCTTGTCCCAGCTCAGCCAGCTGCACCGTGTCCAAGCAAGGCAGAGGACCCAg ccccggcTCAGGGGGGCGTCAGAACCGGCACGAAGCGGCAAGAGGAGGCCCCGGAGATGGCGAGCAAGAAAACTCTCCAGTTTGTGGGCGTCAACGGCGG GTACGAGTCCACTTCCTCGGGCTCCAGCACGGCCGAGAACTCCTCTGACAACGAGAGCACGGAGAGCGAGTACCATGAGGCCAGCGAGGGGCCCCCGGCGGGGCAGGTGCTGGCCCCCCAGAGAGTCCCGGCAGAGGGCAACACGGCGATGGCAGGGGAACCCCCCAGCACGGCACAAGGAAGCACCACTGG GACAGGACTCAGCCCAGAGTTGTTAGCGGCCTGTGAAACCCTGCAGAAGTACCTGGAGAGCCCAGACCTGCTCATGGACAAGGAGATG AAGGCCGCCTACACCCTGGTGCTGCAGGACTGGCTGCAGCTGTCGTGCCACAGGGAGGCTGCCCCTGAGGCCGTGGGGGGGCGCCTGGCCGCATACCGCGCCCTCTCACCCCGGCTGCTGGAGTTCATCCTCAACATGGCGGACGGGAACGGGAACACGGCCCTGCACTACACCGTCTCGCACTCCAACTTCCCCGTGGTCCAGCGCCTCCTGGAGACCG GCCTGTGCAACGTGGACAAGCAGAACAAAGCGGGCTACACGGCCATCATGCTGACGGCGCTGGCTGCCACCCGCTCCGACAAGGACATGGCCAccatccagcagctgctgcagctgggcaaCGTCAACGCCAAGGCCAGCCAG GCAGGGCAGACGGCCCTGATGCTGGCCGTGAGCCACGGGCGCCAGGACATGGTGGGGGCTCTGCTGGCCTGCGCGGCCGACGTGAACCTGCAGGACGCCGACGGCTCGACGGCCCTGATGTGCGCCTGCGAGCACGGCCACGCCGAGATCGCccgcctgctgctggccacacCCGCCTGCCACGTGGGCCTGGCCGACCAC GACGGCAGCACGGCCCTGTCCATTGCGCTGGAGGCCGGGCAGAACGACATTGCCGCCATGCTCTATGCCCACATGAACTTCGCCAAGCCACCTTCCCCG GGGACCCCAAAGCAGCCAAAAGCCGAGACCGCAGCAGCCGTCCTGCCCACCGAGGCTCAGTAG